The genomic stretch CTGGCAGCTCTTTTACCTCAAAGTTCCTGTCATAAAGTGATTAAAGGCTTCTCTGCTGTCTGCTCAACCCCCTCTGTGTGTGGTACTCAGCTCCACTTTACAACCAAGAATCGTCTTTGAAGAAGACCTCAGGATTTATTTTGGTCAAAGGTTTTTGCTCCCtcacttctgttttatttgaccCTTTTCTTACAAATCTTTGCCCTTCTTCTTTACGGTGATGCATACTGAGAGAAGTAAATGCATTGTGGAATCGATGCAACTGAAACTTACAGGAAATACACACTTGATTACTCATATTGCGAACCAAAACCTGGGTTCAGTTGAGAGGGAacccacatttttgttttcccccAACTGTCATTAGTCGCTACAAACTTCTTATATTCGAAATGTAATCACACCATAAAGGTTTCTATCTGAAATACCACAATTATTTAgtcaatatttattaaaattatgagtaaaaacaaattttttttcattttagtttgataaaataaaggtgtatccctaaaaaaaagtgatgtttcCGTCATTAGCGAACGTGCAGATGATTTGACAACGTCTGCCGGTCTTTGTGCAGGTGGACAAAAGAGCCATGCAACCGAAATAAAGCACCCCTCAGTCGGGATAGAGCCCCTCTTTGTCTCTGCAGAAGTCTTGCCATTGTCCCTCTGTGCTCTGATGTCTTTCTTAGTCCTAATTGGCTTccaggcattttttttctggatttgaaatgttcttgtttttagacCTCAACAACACGTCGAGTGTTGGAGTTTACCTGCTGTTGCTGGTGAGCTTCCATTATCATGGTGGGTTAATGGTCACTAAGGTAGAGCGGATTCTCATGAGGCGTCATGGTTCAACAGTTGTGTTTGAGCTTGGAGGTAAATATCTAAAGATTTATTAAGTTTTCCTAAACCACGTTGCGTGCTCGTTTTGATTCCCCTCAGACAAAAATCCAGAACATTGGTCAAAAGATTTGGTTTTGCTCGGAATCCAATCAAAGAGAAGAGATTAGAGCCTACCAAAACAAACCTGACAAATTAATGCAGCGCTCCATCTATGTCAACAGTGTGCAGTCTGCGTGACAGGTTAATTTTAGCCGCACCAAGGGTTTTTTACAGAGGGGTTTCCCATGATGGTGTTATGCAGTTGAAAGGATTTATCCTTAAACCTGCGCCACACCTTTTCTTTCCTTAGTTGTCGAATTGTTCCTTGAACggactaaaaaaatgtttttccacctCAGGTAAGCCTTAGAAAATCCAGCAGCTGTGTTTGCACTTCTCCGCTCCGGTCACGCCTTTGACGCAACAATTTAGGAGATATTAGTGCTTTTCCTCACTTGATATCCTCCTTGTCTCTGCCAAACAAGTATCCGAAGAATGTCACCCTGACCCCCCAACCTCCCAGAGAAGCCTTGCTGCTTTGTCACCCCACCCCCAACCCGAGCACCAACCCCTGCATCCTGTAGTTTAGGGTTAGTGGTGGTCAGTGTGTTAGTGGAGCTTTGTGATGTGGGTGGGAAGAGGGATGGGGGTGGGGGCCGCAGAGTGGAATGCTGTTCCTCcagtggtggtgggggggttgaAGGTTATCCTCGCCAGGTTTACCACTCCCAACACAATGAGGAGACAATATGAAGGGTCTTGGTGGTGCACACACACAACCTGGGAAGACCGGAGAGGATTGTgggaattgtttattttttaggtgaGGATCGCCTTTAGAATAACAGATATCTGATAAGATATCACGCTGGGAGGAATGGTTGGGGGATGTTCCCAGAGGTCAAAGTCTCTACAAGCGGTGGTGGTAATCTGGTCAAGATGAGGAGTCCTCTCAAACGGGGATAACTTGTTTCTCCGTTATAAAACAACACCAAAGATGCTAACAAACGTTGATATTTTCCCCTCTCGCCAGAGCAAGTTGCACATGGAAGGTTTCCGCAGCCTGAAGGAGGGGGAAGCAGTGGAGTTTACCTACAAGAAGTCGTCTAAAGGCCTGGAGTCCCAGCGAGTCACCGGACCAGGAGGCATCTACTGTGTGGGCAGCGAGCGGAGACCCAAAGGCAAGAAGGTCCAGAAACGACGCTCCAGGTGAGGTTTGGGGACGTGGGGAAACAGGATGTCCAATTTCAcctgtttaaactttaaattacttaaaataaatacagttatttGAAAGAagcaatatattttattaaagtatttacatgattcaatagatttattacaaaaaaaaaaactaacttctTAAGTTTACCAATTCAggtacgttttttttctttgatttgaattgactaatttctttaaaaaagaaaagaataaaaacaattttaaggcATTAAAAAGGCTTCTTGAAGGTGTAAGACAAATGTTGcccttttattctgaaaagcaaATGTACAGAACAGCTCTTCctgttttgtttcaataaagttaaat from Oryzias melastigma strain HK-1 unplaced genomic scaffold, ASM292280v2 sc00959, whole genome shotgun sequence encodes the following:
- the LOC112139394 gene encoding protein lin-28 homolog A isoform X2, which codes for MAEGVCKTEEEEGPSTEEDSQSFHGVGVCKWFNVRMGFGFLSMTKREGVPLDEPVDVFVHQSKLHMEGFRSLKEGEAVEFTYKKSSKGLESQRVTGPGGIYCVGSERRPKGKKVQKRRSR